A genomic region of Drosophila kikkawai strain 14028-0561.14 chromosome X, DkikHiC1v2, whole genome shotgun sequence contains the following coding sequences:
- the LOC108080028 gene encoding uncharacterized protein: protein MPFPIHPPKQMPCPHWQHFPISPVDSKPNPFDSVGGAAAAATHSGMGATTKPPEPVSYRYCLQCKASGKEVGGNSSDRE from the coding sequence ATGCCGTTCCCCATTCATCCGCCCAAGCAGATGCCATGTCCCCACTGGCAGCATTTCCCCATCAGTCCGGTGGACAGCAAGCCGAATCCCTTCGACTCTGTTggcggagcagctgcagcggccACCCATTCCGGAATGGGTGCCACCACCAAGCCACCGGAGCCGGTCTCCTATCGCTACTGTCTGCAGTGCAAGGCTTCCGGCAAGGAGGTGGGCGGCAACTCCTCCGACCGGGAGTAG